In Leptotrichia trevisanii DSM 22070, a single genomic region encodes these proteins:
- a CDS encoding type I phosphomannose isomerase catalytic subunit, whose protein sequence is MLYPMKFKKFFVEKVWGGREFETKLGMKLPAGKKIGESWEVSAHPHGMGIVENGALAGQRLDDIYKKYKGELTGKKVYEKYPNKFPLLIKYLDVNDRLSIQVHPSDEVALKKHNEFGKSESWYIMEASDDATLIMGMKPGITKEKFLEKVEKNDFDGLFEEKTVKKGDFIDITPGTVHASLKGSILFAEVQQNSDVTYRIYDFDRIDENGKKRELHLHDSADVIDFGKEVKIENTDFDNSENGKDILRKHIIKKEYYSIDKVKFTDSFEDVNNESMTIYSILEGTGKIVWGKNEELSIKKGETVLIPVGINTKTIGTFEILRTII, encoded by the coding sequence ATGTTATATCCAATGAAGTTTAAAAAATTTTTTGTGGAAAAAGTGTGGGGTGGACGTGAATTTGAAACAAAATTAGGAATGAAGCTGCCCGCAGGTAAGAAAATCGGAGAATCCTGGGAAGTGTCGGCACATCCTCATGGAATGGGTATTGTGGAAAATGGTGCTTTGGCTGGACAAAGGCTGGATGATATTTATAAGAAATATAAAGGGGAGCTTACAGGAAAAAAGGTTTATGAAAAATATCCAAATAAATTTCCGCTTCTTATAAAATATCTGGACGTAAATGACAGACTTTCTATTCAAGTGCATCCAAGCGATGAAGTCGCTTTAAAAAAACACAACGAATTTGGAAAAAGTGAATCATGGTACATAATGGAGGCAAGCGATGACGCTACTTTGATTATGGGAATGAAACCTGGTATTACAAAGGAAAAATTTTTGGAAAAAGTGGAAAAAAATGATTTTGATGGACTATTTGAAGAAAAAACTGTAAAAAAAGGTGATTTTATTGACATCACACCAGGAACAGTCCACGCTTCATTAAAAGGAAGTATACTTTTTGCAGAAGTTCAGCAAAATTCAGATGTAACTTACAGAATCTATGATTTTGACAGAATTGATGAAAATGGAAAAAAAAGAGAACTCCATTTACATGATTCAGCTGATGTAATAGATTTTGGAAAAGAAGTGAAGATAGAAAATACTGACTTTGACAATTCTGAAAATGGAAAAGATATTTTAAGAAAGCATATTATAAAAAAAGAATACTATTCAATTGACAAAGTAAAATTTACTGATTCCTTTGAAGATGTGAACAATGAAAGTATGACAATTTACTCAATTCTTGAAGGAACAGGAAAAATTGTATGGGGAAAAAACGAAGAACTTTCAATCAAAAAAGGTGAAACAGTTTTAATCCCTGTCGGAATTAACACAAAAACTATTGGAACCTTCGAAATTTTAAGAACAATAATTTAA
- the ulaG gene encoding L-ascorbate 6-phosphate lactonase — protein MSKVDEITRESWILGTFPEWGTWLNEEIAETVVKPNTVAMWWLGNMGLWIKTEGNANIAMDIWVATGKRSQKNKLMKPKHQHQRAVGCVALQPNLRLTPCVIDPFAIEGLDALLATHSHSDHIDVNVAAAVVKNCPEAKFVGPKTCIEIWRKWGVPEDRLVQMKPGDEIVIKDAKIKALESFDRTMLLTVNEDVTLKGSLPPDMDEMAVNYLVETTGGNIYNAGDSHHSNYFVKHGNENKVDVAFVGYGENPRGMTDKLTSSDVLRVAEELKTQVVIPLHHDIWSNFMADPKEITLLWNYRKDRMKYEFKPYIWQPGGKFVFPDNKDDMEYMYRRGFEDAFTIEPDLPFKSFL, from the coding sequence ATGTCAAAAGTAGATGAAATTACAAGAGAATCTTGGATTTTGGGAACATTTCCCGAATGGGGAACTTGGTTGAACGAGGAAATAGCAGAAACCGTAGTAAAACCAAATACTGTAGCAATGTGGTGGCTTGGAAACATGGGGCTTTGGATAAAGACAGAAGGCAATGCAAATATTGCAATGGATATCTGGGTAGCAACAGGTAAGAGAAGTCAAAAGAATAAATTAATGAAACCTAAGCACCAACATCAGAGAGCAGTCGGATGTGTAGCTTTACAGCCAAATTTAAGACTTACCCCTTGTGTTATAGATCCTTTTGCGATAGAAGGGTTAGACGCATTACTTGCAACACATTCTCATAGTGATCACATAGATGTGAATGTTGCGGCGGCAGTTGTAAAAAATTGTCCAGAAGCAAAATTTGTAGGGCCAAAAACATGTATTGAAATTTGGAGAAAATGGGGAGTGCCTGAAGATAGACTTGTACAAATGAAACCAGGAGATGAAATAGTAATTAAAGATGCAAAAATAAAAGCATTGGAATCATTTGACAGAACAATGCTTTTAACAGTTAACGAAGATGTTACGTTAAAAGGGAGCTTACCGCCTGATATGGATGAAATGGCAGTAAACTACCTGGTTGAAACAACTGGTGGAAATATTTACAACGCAGGAGATTCACACCATTCAAACTATTTTGTAAAACATGGAAATGAAAATAAAGTGGATGTGGCATTTGTAGGATACGGAGAAAATCCTAGAGGAATGACAGATAAATTGACTTCTTCAGATGTGTTAAGAGTGGCAGAAGAATTAAAGACACAAGTAGTTATTCCGTTACATCACGACATCTGGTCCAATTTTATGGCTGATCCAAAAGAAATAACATTATTGTGGAATTATAGAAAAGATAGAATGAAATATGAATTTAAGCCATATATATGGCAACCTGGAGGAAAATTTGTATTCCCTGATAATAAAGATGATATGGAATACATGTATAGAAGAGGATTTGAAGACGCATTTACAATAGAACCTGATTTGCCATTTAAATCATTCTTATAG
- a CDS encoding acyltransferase translates to MAIDIIRIFAFIFIVLLHTLNRQFGINVWMGGYAVISIGVNLFVMISGYLLLDKSENAALFFKKRILNILPLFIVFNVIYIYFLKVPIVPILKGKAFAAPHFWYIYMILGLYFLTPWLQKVLKYAEKETFFVVSLWFLCNILNPYLRYFNLAEIPFSNFPITGFIGYYILGYFVKKYDKKIKDFSFVWIIIIYFIGFFISFFSTKYVLTTTGIRISDFFDKNSLGTFIMTISFFAFWCKFNFTKRNDITKIIANSTYFAFLIHLIVLHFIIKISDEMVFKSVMTVGISIISGVLYNFLKAGKLMQK, encoded by the coding sequence ATGGCTATTGATATTATAAGAATTTTTGCGTTTATTTTTATTGTGCTTTTGCACACATTGAACAGGCAGTTTGGGATAAATGTCTGGATGGGAGGATATGCGGTTATTTCAATCGGAGTTAATCTTTTTGTGATGATTAGCGGATATCTGCTGTTGGATAAATCAGAAAATGCAGCATTATTTTTTAAAAAGAGAATTTTAAACATTTTACCACTTTTTATTGTTTTTAACGTGATTTATATTTATTTTTTGAAAGTTCCGATTGTGCCGATTTTAAAGGGAAAAGCATTTGCGGCACCACACTTTTGGTATATTTATATGATTCTAGGGCTGTATTTTCTCACGCCTTGGCTTCAAAAGGTTCTTAAATATGCTGAAAAAGAAACATTTTTTGTAGTTTCCCTCTGGTTTTTGTGTAACATTCTAAATCCTTACCTGAGATATTTCAACCTTGCCGAAATCCCATTTTCAAATTTTCCCATAACTGGCTTTATTGGCTATTATATTCTAGGTTATTTTGTGAAAAAATATGATAAAAAAATAAAAGACTTTTCATTTGTCTGGATAATAATTATCTATTTTATAGGTTTTTTCATAAGTTTTTTCTCCACGAAATACGTCTTAACCACAACAGGAATTCGTATATCTGATTTTTTTGATAAAAATTCACTTGGAACTTTCATAATGACAATTTCCTTTTTCGCATTCTGGTGCAAATTTAATTTTACCAAAAGAAACGACATTACCAAAATAATTGCAAATTCTACATATTTTGCATTCCTAATTCATCTTATTGTGCTTCATTTCATAATAAAAATAAGCGATGAGATGGTTTTCAAATCAGTGATGACAGTTGGAATAAGTATAATTTCAGGGGTATTGTATAATTTTCTTAAAGCTGGAAAATTAATGCAGAAATAA
- the msrA gene encoding peptide-methionine (S)-S-oxide reductase MsrA produces MADIKEIYLAGGCFWGVEKFFKMAPGVVETTVGYANGQTLDTNYDILKMTDHAETVHIKYDNEIVSLNKLLDYYFSIIDPTSINRQGLDEGRQYRTGIYYVDKDEIDMIKSRIESEQNKYSREIQVEVRPLKHYIKAEDYHQNYLDKNPNGYCHIDLASAKKVFQK; encoded by the coding sequence ATGGCAGATATTAAAGAAATTTATCTGGCTGGAGGATGTTTCTGGGGTGTCGAGAAATTTTTTAAGATGGCTCCAGGTGTTGTTGAAACAACAGTTGGCTACGCTAATGGACAAACTCTTGATACAAACTATGATATTTTAAAAATGACTGATCATGCCGAAACAGTACATATAAAATATGATAATGAAATAGTTTCCCTAAATAAACTTCTAGACTATTATTTTTCGATAATCGATCCTACAAGCATTAACAGACAGGGGCTTGATGAAGGAAGACAATATCGAACAGGAATTTATTATGTAGATAAAGATGAGATAGATATGATAAAATCAAGAATTGAAAGTGAGCAGAATAAATATTCACGGGAAATTCAGGTGGAAGTAAGGCCGTTAAAACATTACATCAAGGCCGAAGATTACCATCAGAACTATTTGGATAAAAATCCTAATGGATACTGTCACATAGATTTGGCCAGTGCAAAAAAAGTCTTCCAAAAATAA
- a CDS encoding DHH family phosphoesterase produces the protein MNKNYRGNILPDGIVNEIKSSKNIVLTAHINPDGDALGSLLAFYFMINEYCKKNNTKKMVKIIVDDKLPKYMRHFKDTELIWSYEKFSEEFKQNFQNDEKFDLFISLDCANEERYGKSIEIKKLSKKSINIDHHISNTEHADFNYVEDICSTGELLYQFLKIFDIELTKKIAEYMYLGIINDTGNFRHDNVTPHTFLVCSKLIEAGVNNHKIANIIFAVSEKQVDFIGEVYKNKKNDKKYKFVSYYLTQSKMKELGIEKDDTNSTSEMLLKIEGMEISLFVREEEDGSLKGSFRANDKYNVNKIASIFGGGGHIKAAGFKTDLSFEEILEKTYEELKK, from the coding sequence ATGAATAAAAATTACAGGGGAAATATTCTTCCAGATGGAATAGTGAATGAAATAAAATCGTCTAAAAATATTGTTTTGACAGCACATATTAATCCCGATGGGGATGCACTCGGCTCACTTTTGGCATTTTATTTTATGATAAATGAATACTGCAAAAAAAATAATACAAAAAAAATGGTAAAAATCATTGTTGATGATAAATTGCCTAAATATATGCGACATTTCAAAGATACAGAACTAATCTGGAGTTATGAAAAATTTAGTGAGGAATTTAAGCAAAATTTTCAAAATGATGAAAAGTTTGACTTGTTTATAAGTTTAGATTGTGCAAATGAGGAAAGATATGGAAAATCCATCGAAATAAAAAAATTAAGCAAGAAGTCAATAAATATCGATCATCATATCAGCAATACCGAACATGCGGATTTTAACTACGTGGAAGATATTTGCAGTACAGGGGAACTTTTGTATCAGTTTTTGAAGATTTTTGATATTGAACTGACAAAGAAAATTGCTGAATATATGTATCTCGGGATAATTAATGATACTGGAAATTTCAGGCATGATAATGTTACACCGCACACTTTTCTTGTATGTTCCAAATTAATTGAGGCGGGTGTGAATAATCACAAGATTGCCAATATTATTTTTGCAGTGAGTGAGAAACAAGTTGATTTTATCGGGGAAGTTTATAAAAATAAAAAAAATGACAAAAAATATAAATTTGTCAGTTATTATCTAACACAGTCAAAAATGAAGGAACTAGGTATTGAAAAGGATGACACAAATAGTACATCAGAAATGCTTTTAAAAATTGAAGGAATGGAAATTTCTCTTTTTGTACGGGAAGAGGAAGACGGCTCGTTAAAAGGAAGTTTTCGGGCAAATGATAAATATAATGTAAATAAAATAGCCTCCATTTTTGGTGGTGGCGGGCATATAAAAGCCGCTGGATTCAAGACGGATTTATCTTTTGAGGAAATTTTAGAAAAAACGTATGAGGAATTAAAAAAATAA
- a CDS encoding TetR/AcrR family transcriptional regulator, with the protein MTKEYSKNFIVQQSAKLFYYKGYKNTELTDIFKACDMPNDIFYKFFSSKEELLISVIKYHTENLINFFNNNVDDLSIHKFYYFFEKYFENIVNNKFHGGSPLGNLALELADLNSNIREELVKSYKKIELRFSFFITTLKYAFPEKYDDIIPETTARLLIALLEGTILMLKTEKESSAINDFFVFFNNLFKLADNKEVEEQESEAEHESFETEKIYIPDSIQSEIIEADDTELNSNDQYAGDTSQTVPNIKFEETYQENEDISDSEENNNLDDSMYYELDSDSLINVFDDLENYQKNENSDDE; encoded by the coding sequence ATGACTAAAGAATATAGTAAAAACTTTATAGTTCAGCAAAGTGCAAAACTTTTTTATTATAAAGGCTACAAAAATACTGAATTAACTGACATTTTTAAGGCATGTGACATGCCAAATGACATTTTTTATAAATTTTTTTCAAGCAAGGAAGAATTACTTATCTCTGTAATCAAATATCATACTGAAAACCTGATAAATTTCTTTAATAATAACGTAGATGATTTATCAATCCACAAATTTTACTATTTTTTTGAAAAATATTTTGAAAATATTGTAAATAACAAGTTTCACGGTGGAAGCCCGCTTGGCAATTTGGCTTTGGAGCTGGCTGATTTAAATAGCAATATACGTGAAGAGCTTGTAAAATCATATAAAAAAATTGAACTTAGATTTTCTTTTTTTATAACGACTTTAAAATATGCCTTTCCTGAAAAATATGACGATATTATTCCTGAAACGACAGCAAGACTTTTAATAGCTTTACTGGAAGGGACTATCCTTATGTTAAAAACTGAAAAGGAAAGTTCTGCAATTAACGACTTTTTTGTCTTTTTCAACAATCTTTTCAAACTTGCCGACAATAAAGAGGTAGAGGAACAGGAGAGCGAAGCAGAACATGAATCTTTTGAAACGGAAAAAATATACATTCCAGATTCTATCCAAAGTGAAATTATCGAAGCTGACGACACTGAATTAAATAGTAATGATCAATATGCCGGTGATACTTCTCAAACTGTACCGAATATTAAGTTTGAAGAAACTTATCAGGAAAATGAAGATATTTCTGATTCTGAAGAAAACAATAACCTTGATGACAGCATGTACTACGAACTTGATTCAGACAGCCTAATTAATGTCTTTGATGATTTGGAAAACTATCAAAAAAATGAAAATAGTGATGATGAATAA
- a CDS encoding PTS ascorbate transporter subunit IIC encodes MNILMGIGTWFGQNILTKPEFFVGLLVFVGYLFLGKKIYEAVGGFIKATVGYMILNVGAGGLVTTFRPILAALKTKFELNAAVIDPYFGLQAVDEAIKNIIEQDSSKSNLAAAVMMALLIGFVINIILVLFRKFTKVRTLFITGHIMQQQASTAAWMIFFLFPQFQNIKGVILIGIFAGIYWAVGSNLSVEPTQRLTENAGFAIGHQQMFAIWLADKLAPKIGNPKKKLDDLKLPKWLSMLHDDIIATGLIMIVFFGIIMWVLGPEFFTAKFGKCVIENGVQTCPVINPHGVAAGAFDPKKLSFGTYIVSTTLLFAVYLTILKTGVRMFVSELTVSFQGISNKILPGSLPAVDCAASYGFGSPSAVLFGFLVGTIAQFISIAGLLIFKSPVFIITGFVPVFFDNATIAVYADKRGGARAAFILSAISGVLQVLCGAVAVALFQLKGGWHGNIDQSTVWLAQGFVMKYLGIIGYVLVIVAMLLIPQIQYAKSKNKEQYYEGTVDLEEI; translated from the coding sequence ATGAATATTTTAATGGGAATTGGGACATGGTTCGGACAGAATATCTTGACTAAACCAGAATTTTTTGTAGGTTTATTAGTTTTTGTAGGTTATCTGTTCTTAGGAAAAAAAATATATGAGGCAGTTGGAGGATTTATTAAGGCAACTGTAGGATACATGATATTAAATGTCGGTGCAGGAGGGCTAGTAACAACATTTAGGCCAATATTGGCGGCACTGAAAACTAAATTTGAATTAAATGCGGCCGTTATAGATCCTTACTTTGGATTACAGGCTGTGGATGAAGCGATAAAAAATATTATTGAGCAGGATTCGTCTAAATCTAACTTGGCAGCGGCAGTTATGATGGCCCTTCTTATAGGATTTGTTATAAATATAATATTAGTGCTGTTTAGAAAATTTACTAAAGTGAGAACATTGTTCATAACAGGGCATATTATGCAGCAACAGGCTTCTACAGCAGCTTGGATGATATTCTTCCTGTTCCCTCAGTTCCAAAATATAAAGGGAGTAATATTAATAGGAATTTTTGCAGGAATATATTGGGCAGTTGGATCAAACTTATCAGTGGAACCGACTCAAAGACTAACTGAAAACGCTGGATTTGCAATAGGGCATCAACAAATGTTCGCTATATGGCTAGCTGATAAATTGGCACCAAAAATAGGAAATCCTAAAAAGAAACTGGATGATTTAAAATTACCAAAATGGTTATCAATGCTCCACGATGATATTATTGCAACAGGGCTTATAATGATAGTATTCTTTGGAATAATAATGTGGGTATTGGGGCCTGAGTTCTTTACTGCGAAATTTGGAAAATGTGTAATTGAAAACGGGGTACAAACTTGTCCTGTCATAAATCCTCATGGAGTCGCAGCAGGAGCATTTGATCCTAAAAAACTTTCATTTGGTACTTACATTGTTTCAACAACATTATTGTTTGCAGTATATTTAACAATATTGAAAACAGGGGTTAGAATGTTCGTATCAGAATTGACAGTATCATTCCAAGGTATTTCAAATAAAATATTACCTGGATCATTACCTGCGGTAGACTGTGCGGCATCTTATGGATTTGGATCACCAAGTGCAGTATTATTCGGATTTTTAGTAGGGACAATAGCTCAATTTATTTCAATAGCAGGATTATTAATATTCAAATCGCCTGTATTTATTATAACAGGATTCGTTCCTGTGTTCTTTGATAATGCGACTATTGCTGTGTATGCCGATAAACGTGGGGGAGCGAGAGCTGCATTTATATTGTCAGCTATATCAGGAGTATTGCAAGTATTATGTGGAGCTGTAGCTGTAGCTTTATTCCAATTAAAAGGTGGATGGCACGGAAATATCGATCAAAGTACAGTATGGCTTGCTCAAGGATTTGTAATGAAATATTTAGGAATAATCGGATATGTATTAGTAATTGTTGCAATGCTGTTAATTCCTCAAATTCAATATGCAAAATCTAAAAATAAAGAGCAATATTATGAAGGAACAGTAGATTTGGAAGAAATTTAG
- a CDS encoding FxLYD domain-containing protein yields the protein MKKRILLIGIMFGTSSCGIIGGVGSVVGGTIKAAGGVTGAVIGTTGKLIGGIIGGKDGEIKAKNTKYKFANAEVEITGGKTIVTGILTHNGVGKRNLTIEIPCFDENGAKIGDAVDSISSLGKNEKWEFQAVLNTNETKTCKLKDTYIYEGSVNTTIENENNNSNMENTNNENTNNIESEK from the coding sequence GTGAAAAAAAGAATTTTATTGATTGGAATAATGTTTGGGACTTCATCTTGTGGAATTATTGGTGGAGTTGGAAGTGTAGTCGGAGGGACTATAAAAGCTGCCGGTGGAGTTACTGGAGCGGTTATCGGGACAACAGGGAAACTGATTGGAGGTATTATTGGCGGAAAAGATGGAGAAATAAAAGCCAAAAATACAAAATATAAATTTGCAAATGCAGAAGTGGAAATAACTGGTGGAAAAACCATTGTTACAGGGATTTTGACACATAATGGAGTTGGAAAAAGAAATTTAACGATAGAGATTCCCTGCTTTGATGAAAATGGAGCCAAAATTGGAGATGCCGTTGATAGTATAAGTTCGCTTGGAAAAAATGAAAAATGGGAATTTCAGGCGGTTCTTAATACAAATGAAACAAAAACTTGTAAACTTAAGGACACTTATATTTACGAAGGAAGTGTAAATACTACTATTGAAAATGAAAATAATAACAGCAATATGGAAAATACTAATAATGAAAACACTAATAATATCGAAAGTGAAAAATAA
- a CDS encoding PTS sugar transporter subunit IIB, which produces MIKVLAVCGSGMGTSMIMKLKVGKVLQKLGVQADVNSCSLGEAKSGLSNYDLVLASTHIASELKGGPNTKIIGLLNLLDEKELESKLTEAGIA; this is translated from the coding sequence ATGATTAAAGTATTAGCAGTTTGTGGAAGTGGAATGGGAACAAGTATGATTATGAAATTAAAAGTTGGAAAAGTTTTACAAAAACTGGGAGTACAGGCAGATGTAAATTCATGCAGTCTGGGAGAAGCTAAATCAGGACTTTCAAATTATGACTTAGTTCTTGCTTCAACTCATATCGCATCTGAATTAAAAGGTGGGCCAAATACAAAAATAATTGGACTTTTGAATCTGCTTGATGAAAAAGAGCTTGAAAGCAAATTAACAGAAGCTGGAATTGCATAA
- a CDS encoding 5'-methylthioadenosine/adenosylhomocysteine nucleosidase, whose protein sequence is MIGIIGAVVEEAEAIKKEIKNIKENVINGISFFIGKFNNKDVVFVQSGIGKVNAAVTATLLIEKFDVNEVIFSGVAGSLDERLKVGDVVIGRDVVQHDVDATAFGYKMGQIPQMKEWAFESDKGLIEKTGNLTDFEHQILLGRILTGDQFVSQKDVKIQLGKDFEALCVDMESGAVAQVCTRLGVKFLIIRSISDSITDDSGMEYTSFVKLAAENSKKILKEII, encoded by the coding sequence ATGATAGGAATTATTGGGGCAGTAGTTGAAGAAGCTGAAGCAATAAAAAAGGAAATTAAGAATATCAAGGAAAATGTAATAAACGGAATATCATTTTTTATTGGGAAATTTAACAATAAGGATGTTGTTTTTGTACAATCTGGGATTGGAAAGGTAAATGCTGCAGTTACAGCCACTTTATTAATTGAGAAATTTGATGTGAATGAAGTAATTTTTTCGGGAGTTGCAGGTTCGCTTGATGAAAGATTAAAAGTTGGAGATGTTGTTATCGGGCGGGATGTTGTTCAGCACGATGTTGATGCTACAGCATTTGGCTATAAGATGGGGCAGATTCCGCAAATGAAGGAATGGGCGTTTGAGTCGGATAAGGGGCTGATTGAAAAAACAGGAAATTTAACTGATTTTGAACATCAGATATTGCTTGGAAGAATTTTGACTGGAGATCAGTTTGTGAGCCAAAAAGATGTGAAAATTCAGCTTGGGAAAGATTTTGAGGCACTTTGTGTGGATATGGAAAGCGGGGCCGTGGCTCAGGTTTGCACAAGACTAGGTGTGAAATTTTTAATAATCCGTTCAATTTCAGATTCAATTACAGATGATTCTGGAATGGAATATACAAGTTTTGTAAAACTTGCGGCAGAAAATTCTAAAAAAATATTAAAAGAAATTATTTAA
- a CDS encoding SPOR domain-containing protein: MSFRLNPFKVMRAVGIVAVVTYGIVLTTGYKKSKQTTTESITKDMKVRNKDFYNSKDYKNNLTLPNQVVENNNETVAQELEQAKSAQTIDLQKNPTANNQQTQPQNNPKAAIDTKKQEEQAKLKAQKLEQKRQNLAEQRRQEEAKIEARQAEIRKQQQEAAARKEQAAAQARAEAARQHAREEAARKAKEDAARKAREDAKKRQAKGGTKKYIQVASVGTEGAAREIAKKLGGNFYYKRTSVNGRTVYVVMSNMTDNPNTLKAMENQAKKVRGGYMIRSVGK, encoded by the coding sequence ATGAGTTTTCGATTAAATCCATTTAAAGTAATGAGAGCTGTCGGAATTGTTGCAGTTGTTACTTATGGAATAGTGCTGACAACAGGATATAAAAAGTCCAAGCAGACTACAACAGAAAGCATTACTAAGGATATGAAAGTACGAAATAAGGATTTTTATAATTCTAAAGATTACAAGAATAACTTAACATTGCCAAATCAGGTGGTGGAAAATAATAATGAAACTGTTGCACAGGAACTGGAACAGGCAAAATCTGCACAAACGATAGACTTACAAAAAAATCCTACAGCAAATAACCAGCAGACACAGCCACAAAATAATCCAAAAGCAGCCATTGATACCAAGAAACAAGAGGAACAGGCAAAACTGAAAGCTCAAAAATTGGAACAGAAAAGACAAAACCTGGCTGAACAAAGACGTCAGGAAGAAGCAAAAATTGAAGCAAGACAGGCTGAAATAAGAAAACAGCAGCAGGAAGCAGCAGCTAGAAAAGAACAGGCAGCGGCACAGGCAAGGGCAGAAGCAGCTAGACAACACGCAAGAGAAGAGGCGGCTAGAAAGGCTAAAGAGGACGCAGCTAGAAAAGCCAGGGAAGACGCCAAAAAACGTCAAGCTAAAGGTGGAACTAAAAAATATATTCAGGTGGCATCAGTAGGTACAGAAGGTGCAGCAAGAGAAATAGCAAAAAAACTGGGTGGAAATTTTTACTACAAAAGAACATCAGTAAATGGCAGAACAGTCTACGTAGTAATGTCAAATATGACTGATAACCCAAATACCTTAAAGGCAATGGAAAATCAAGCTAAAAAAGTCAGAGGCGGCTATATGATCCGTTCTGTTGGAAAATAA
- a CDS encoding MalY/PatB family protein: MKYNFDEIIDRKNNHSVKYKELMRKFGVDDVIPLWIADMDFRTAQPIIDALEKKVQHGIFGYVYRPGEYFESIINWQKRRFGWEPKKELLSFSIGIVPSLGALVQIFSEKGDKILIQTPVYSEFYDINEDNARVVIENRFIEKNGEYSLDLEDLENKLKEKPKLFILCNPHNPLGHVWTRDKLEAIGNLCVKYKVPVISDEIHADLTLWDNKHIPMASISEEIRKNTITCTSTGKAFNLAGLQSATIIFNNLEVKAKFDRFWKDLEVHRNNPFNLVATIAAYSDGGEEYLKQLKEYLQNNILFLSNFFKEYIPEITPNIPQATYLVWLDCRKLCQKFGFNQEQLEKFMLTKAKLGLNEGRVYQKGLEGFMRLNAACPRAILEKAVNQLKEAILKEKI, translated from the coding sequence ATGAAATACAATTTTGATGAAATTATTGACAGAAAAAATAATCATTCTGTGAAGTATAAGGAATTAATGAGAAAATTTGGAGTAGATGATGTCATACCGCTTTGGATTGCCGATATGGATTTTAGGACAGCACAGCCTATAATTGATGCTCTTGAAAAAAAGGTTCAACATGGAATTTTTGGTTATGTATATCGTCCAGGTGAGTATTTTGAGTCAATTATAAACTGGCAGAAGAGAAGATTTGGCTGGGAGCCGAAAAAGGAACTGCTTAGCTTTAGCATTGGAATTGTACCAAGTCTTGGGGCATTAGTTCAGATTTTTTCTGAAAAGGGTGACAAAATACTGATTCAGACACCTGTTTATTCGGAATTTTACGATATTAACGAGGATAATGCAAGAGTTGTCATCGAAAATAGATTTATCGAAAAAAATGGAGAATATTCGCTTGATCTGGAAGATTTGGAAAATAAATTAAAGGAAAAGCCAAAATTGTTTATTTTATGCAATCCTCACAATCCGCTGGGACATGTGTGGACTCGTGATAAATTGGAAGCAATCGGAAATTTATGTGTAAAATACAAAGTTCCTGTAATATCCGATGAAATTCACGCCGACTTGACACTATGGGACAATAAGCACATCCCAATGGCAAGCATTTCAGAAGAAATCAGAAAAAATACCATAACTTGCACTTCCACTGGAAAAGCCTTTAATCTTGCAGGACTTCAAAGTGCAACAATTATTTTCAATAATTTAGAAGTAAAGGCAAAATTCGACAGATTCTGGAAAGATCTTGAAGTTCACAGAAACAATCCTTTTAATCTGGTTGCTACAATCGCCGCATATTCTGACGGTGGAGAAGAATATTTAAAACAGTTAAAGGAATATCTGCAAAACAACATTCTATTCCTAAGCAACTTTTTTAAGGAATATATTCCAGAAATTACTCCAAACATTCCGCAGGCAACATATCTGGTATGGCTAGACTGTCGAAAACTATGCCAAAAATTTGGATTTAATCAGGAACAGCTAGAAAAATTCATGCTTACAAAAGCAAAATTGGGATTGAACGAAGGACGTGTGTATCAAAAAGGGTTGGAAGGATTTATGAGGTTAAATGCGGCTTGTCCGAGAGCCATTTTGGAAAAGGCTGTAAATCAATTAAAAGAGGCTATTTTAAAAGAAAAAATTTAA